Proteins from a genomic interval of Alteromonas macleodii ATCC 27126:
- the ovoA gene encoding 5-histidylcysteine sulfoxide synthase, translated as MQAMPTLNLRDGTVEQKRQEIKAYFLDSFDTYESLFSCLANDDVFYQRPEKLRHPLIFYFGHTATFFINKLVLSKAINERINPKFESLFAIGVDEMSWDDLNDENYDWPKVEEVRQYRNQVRTLVCDLIDTMSFSMPIDWESPMWPVVMGIEHERIHLETSSVLIRQLPIASVRPSPVWPACGTMQTNAEALEANVLMTVPAQKVINDKAWDSAYYGWDNEYGSQQESVSEFSASKFLVSNGEFLSFVQEGGYNNAKYWEAEGNKWREYTKAQYPVFWIKKGDDYLYRSMLEEHPLPLDWPVDVNYHEAKAFCNYLSEKTGDLIRLPTENEWQALRQQAGVTQTVYSEGFNIALQKYASSEPVNVNKSGEFYDVVGNVWQWTETPIYPFEGFNVHPLYDDFTTPTFDNKHNLIKGGSWVSTGNEAMKDSRYAFRRHFFQHAGFRYVQGKRVIAVNDFDYESDTQVSQYSEFHYGDEYYGVPNFAKASAQFCIDAMQGRQHAKALDLGCAVGRSTFELAKYFDHVDGIDFSARFIKTAFEMQERGEIRYNLIEEGELTSFKARKLSALGLDDSVDNVAFAQGDACNLKPQFTGYDLIFLGNLIDRVYSPRKVLTDMATRLNKGGLLVVASPFTWLEEYTERSEWLGGYKDENGETLSSTQALEDALGHSFKRIAEPKDIPFVIRETKRKYQHTLSEFNVFEKIE; from the coding sequence ATGCAGGCAATGCCCACACTTAATTTACGGGACGGAACAGTTGAGCAAAAAAGACAGGAAATAAAGGCTTATTTCCTCGATTCCTTTGATACCTACGAATCGCTTTTCTCTTGTCTTGCCAATGATGACGTATTTTATCAACGACCTGAAAAGTTGCGCCATCCGTTAATTTTCTATTTTGGTCATACTGCTACTTTCTTTATCAACAAATTAGTACTGTCTAAGGCAATAAACGAGCGCATTAACCCAAAATTTGAATCGCTATTTGCCATTGGTGTTGATGAAATGAGTTGGGATGATCTTAACGATGAAAATTACGACTGGCCGAAGGTGGAAGAGGTGCGTCAATATCGTAATCAAGTGCGCACATTGGTATGCGATTTAATAGATACCATGTCTTTTAGCATGCCTATTGACTGGGAAAGCCCAATGTGGCCCGTTGTAATGGGAATAGAGCATGAACGTATTCATTTAGAAACCTCATCTGTTCTAATCAGACAGCTACCCATTGCATCGGTACGCCCCAGCCCAGTATGGCCTGCATGTGGCACTATGCAAACTAATGCTGAAGCGTTAGAGGCTAATGTTTTAATGACCGTTCCGGCACAGAAAGTCATAAATGACAAAGCGTGGGACAGTGCTTATTACGGCTGGGACAATGAATATGGTTCTCAGCAAGAATCCGTTAGCGAGTTTAGTGCGTCTAAATTTCTTGTAAGTAATGGTGAGTTTTTATCATTTGTGCAAGAAGGCGGCTATAACAACGCAAAATACTGGGAGGCTGAAGGCAATAAGTGGCGTGAATACACTAAAGCTCAGTATCCTGTATTTTGGATTAAAAAGGGTGATGATTATTTATATCGCAGCATGCTTGAAGAGCATCCACTACCTTTAGATTGGCCTGTGGATGTGAATTATCATGAAGCGAAAGCGTTTTGTAACTACTTGAGTGAAAAAACGGGTGATCTTATTCGTCTGCCGACTGAAAATGAATGGCAAGCGTTACGACAGCAGGCTGGTGTAACACAAACCGTATACAGCGAAGGGTTCAACATAGCGCTGCAAAAGTATGCGTCGAGTGAACCTGTTAATGTTAATAAGTCCGGCGAATTTTATGATGTTGTTGGCAACGTATGGCAATGGACAGAAACACCCATCTATCCATTTGAGGGCTTTAACGTTCATCCTTTATATGACGACTTTACAACACCCACATTCGACAATAAGCATAACCTCATTAAAGGCGGCAGTTGGGTATCTACAGGTAACGAAGCAATGAAAGATAGTCGTTACGCTTTTAGGCGCCACTTCTTTCAGCACGCGGGGTTTCGGTATGTTCAAGGAAAGCGAGTTATAGCAGTGAACGATTTTGATTATGAAAGTGATACACAGGTTTCGCAATACAGTGAATTCCATTACGGCGACGAGTACTACGGTGTCCCTAATTTTGCTAAAGCCAGTGCGCAGTTTTGTATTGACGCTATGCAAGGGCGTCAACACGCTAAAGCGTTAGATTTGGGGTGTGCCGTTGGTCGGTCTACCTTTGAACTTGCAAAATACTTCGATCATGTCGATGGCATCGATTTTTCTGCACGTTTTATAAAAACAGCGTTTGAGATGCAAGAGCGTGGTGAAATACGCTATAACCTTATAGAAGAAGGTGAACTTACGTCGTTTAAGGCGCGCAAGCTCTCTGCGCTCGGTTTAGATGACAGTGTAGACAACGTTGCGTTCGCACAAGGTGATGCGTGTAATTTGAAGCCGCAATTCACAGGCTACGACTTGATCTTCTTAGGCAACCTTATTGATAGAGTGTATAGTCCAAGAAAGGTATTAACGGACATGGCCACGCGGCTAAATAAAGGTGGATTGCTCGTTGTCGCCAGCCCCTTTACATGGTTGGAAGAGTATACCGAAAGAAGTGAATGGTTGGGCGGCTATAAAGATGAAAATGGTGAAACGCTTAGCTCTACTCAGGCGCTTGAAGATGCATTAGGTCATAGCTTTAAACGAATTGCTGAACCTAAAGACATTCCATTTGTCATTCGAGAAACAAAGCGGAAATACCAACATACGCTTTCTGAATTTAACGTGTTTGAAAAGATAGAATAA